One Candidatus Obscuribacterales bacterium genomic window carries:
- a CDS encoding DUF4350 domain-containing protein — MASKSLTNQIWLQMAIFILVSTTAALVSVHFKEKVSLLAPEVTINPSVLNKKASGSSAIYELTKIAGLNTHVWKLPYRDLKSIKGQLVMISPNHSLEKFERDLILDWVSKGNSLIYLDQFSNPYSKEVLGTFNIWTHSNKKQIDVAALPEPNLRVTRFVGPTKVSYLESFDTGRHLVPVLRNDKDILMVELRHGKGNILLGTTANLVANSRLLDSGANFQLIANWLRLNNSTVYFDERCHGLMQSRNLITSVLSGVSGILFLQIVVILAIAIAGSAQRFGQKLTLANARKISNLEFVNGIANSYRRARATHLAADVLSHNLRLKLAKALGQSTGDDETLAAVYANSLKESTGDIREAERTRLIEILAASKTSGNKTHISNQEMTDIAAYCDKIQETLETTQQGNVHDTTIS; from the coding sequence ATGGCAAGTAAAAGCCTTACCAATCAAATATGGTTGCAGATGGCTATCTTTATTCTCGTGAGTACTACCGCGGCGCTCGTCAGCGTACATTTCAAGGAAAAGGTTTCGCTGCTTGCACCGGAAGTGACAATCAACCCGTCCGTACTGAACAAAAAAGCAAGCGGCTCCAGTGCCATCTATGAGCTGACAAAAATCGCCGGACTCAATACCCACGTCTGGAAGTTGCCCTACAGAGATCTCAAAAGCATCAAAGGGCAACTTGTGATGATAAGTCCTAATCACTCGCTGGAAAAATTTGAAAGAGACCTCATTCTCGACTGGGTCTCCAAAGGAAACAGTCTTATCTATCTAGATCAATTCTCAAATCCCTACAGCAAAGAGGTTCTTGGAACATTTAATATTTGGACGCATTCAAACAAGAAACAAATAGATGTCGCGGCACTGCCCGAACCAAACTTGAGGGTGACTCGGTTTGTCGGTCCTACCAAAGTATCGTACTTAGAATCGTTTGATACAGGTAGGCATTTAGTGCCGGTGCTCCGCAACGATAAAGATATCTTGATGGTCGAACTCAGACACGGCAAAGGCAATATCCTCCTTGGTACAACAGCCAATCTAGTGGCAAATTCTCGACTTCTGGACAGCGGAGCCAATTTCCAGCTGATCGCTAATTGGCTGCGACTAAACAATTCAACCGTCTACTTTGATGAGCGCTGTCACGGGCTTATGCAAAGTCGCAACCTTATAACCAGCGTTTTAAGCGGTGTCAGCGGCATCTTGTTTTTGCAAATTGTCGTTATTCTCGCTATAGCAATAGCCGGTTCTGCCCAACGATTCGGACAGAAGCTGACACTTGCAAATGCTCGAAAAATATCCAATCTTGAATTTGTTAACGGCATTGCCAACTCATATCGTCGAGCACGTGCCACACACCTAGCAGCAGATGTATTGAGCCACAACCTGCGTCTTAAATTGGCCAAGGCTCTTGGTCAATCAACAGGTGATGATGAAACACTGGCAGCTGTGTATGCCAACAGCTTGAAAGAATCAACAGGTGATATTCGTGAAGCGGAAAGGACAAGACTGATAGAGATACTTGCCGCCTCAAAAACATCAGGCAACAAGACACATATCTCCAATCAGGAAATGACTGACATCGCAGCCTATTGCGATAAGATACAGGAAACTCTAGAGACAACTCAACAAGGAAATGTCCATGACACAACAATTAGTTAA
- a CDS encoding LamB/YcsF family protein: protein MRRQQRPRSRNSRDSRDSRDSRSDNRGYNSSRTQSARILLSGGMDINTNLGEGFGHYRVEGESDILPFVTSANIACGAHAGDPAIMEAALEEARYYGLALGAHIGYPDLAGFGRREIHLPAAELRASVLYQLGALSGLARTFGFEISQVRPHGFMYRQMFHDVRTATTVARAIAEFDRWIVLIGPAGHNLLAAGEKAGIRVAGEVWVDRGYDANGNLLAHSHPRAIIHEPQEIIKQATSLIRNKTLQAIDGSTVRIDFQSIHLHPAIPKAKMVAEQIRALMPNASPLSAEPYNPEDDEHSRLSWAEV from the coding sequence ATGCGAAGACAACAGCGCCCACGCTCCCGTAACTCACGTGATTCCCGCGATTCCAGAGATTCTCGCTCGGACAATCGCGGCTACAATTCGTCCAGAACACAGTCAGCCCGCATTCTTTTATCAGGCGGTATGGACATTAACACCAACCTTGGCGAAGGATTTGGTCATTACCGTGTTGAAGGCGAGTCTGATATTTTGCCGTTTGTTACATCGGCCAATATTGCTTGCGGAGCGCATGCCGGTGACCCGGCAATTATGGAAGCTGCGCTTGAGGAAGCTCGTTATTACGGGTTAGCCCTGGGTGCGCATATCGGTTATCCTGATTTGGCAGGCTTTGGTCGCCGTGAAATTCATCTGCCGGCAGCTGAGTTAAGAGCTTCGGTTCTTTATCAGTTGGGGGCTTTGTCCGGGCTTGCCCGCACATTCGGTTTTGAAATAAGCCAAGTTCGTCCGCACGGTTTTATGTATCGCCAGATGTTCCATGACGTGCGCACAGCGACTACGGTCGCCCGTGCCATTGCCGAGTTTGATCGCTGGATTGTCTTGATTGGACCAGCTGGACACAACCTATTAGCTGCCGGAGAAAAAGCTGGTATCAGAGTTGCCGGCGAAGTTTGGGTCGACAGAGGCTATGACGCCAACGGTAATTTATTGGCACACAGTCATCCGCGTGCAATCATTCACGAGCCGCAAGAGATCATCAAGCAAGCGACGTCTTTAATTCGCAACAAGACATTGCAAGCTATTGATGGTTCAACCGTGCGCATTGATTTCCAGAGCATCCACTTGCACCCGGCTATTCCTAAAGCAAAAATGGTGGCCGAACAAATTCGTGCACTGATGCCGAATGCCAGCCCGCTGTCAGCCGAGCCGTACAATCCGGAAGACGATGAACACTCACGTCTGAGTTGGGCTGAAGTCTAG
- a CDS encoding DUF58 domain-containing protein, translating to MVAAFRLYLLLSLAALLLLVGCFHFAFAVLGIVVNVLVVLLLIADWCLTSQSKFLTAKRGVAKRLSIGRLNEVTLTVINQGPDELACRIKDDVPVGFEVDAEEFLVTVPPLNKLTLNYNVTPLRRGNYQFNKTHLRYLSALKLFWRQIGFNNQEDVRVFNDLKLLNELAIKLSRSSELGEIKKRKRGAGTEFASLKEYQVGDDSRFIDWKATARRNHPVVRNYDVEHEQNMLILVDAGRTMVSDLNGLTRFDHALNSALALALTGLSRGDQVGIGVFNHKPICYLPPKRGKTQLKEMLELVFDVQAKPVEPDYASVLTYFANQLKGRALLVVLTDVSDTTASEALLKGLTSLKPRHLPFCVTLRDKQIDDLAQEKTIAEEHIYKRVAALDLISARDLALATLSRQGCLTLDSPPELLTSKLIAQYLEVKTRSRL from the coding sequence TTGGTAGCCGCATTCCGCCTATATTTGCTCCTTTCACTAGCAGCGTTGCTTCTGCTTGTCGGCTGCTTTCATTTTGCATTTGCCGTCCTCGGTATTGTGGTAAATGTGCTGGTAGTTTTGCTTTTAATAGCCGACTGGTGCCTAACAAGTCAAAGTAAATTCCTCACAGCAAAACGTGGTGTTGCCAAAAGACTATCAATTGGCAGGTTAAATGAAGTCACGTTGACCGTAATCAATCAAGGTCCTGATGAGCTGGCATGCAGAATCAAAGACGATGTGCCTGTAGGCTTTGAGGTTGATGCTGAGGAATTTCTGGTAACCGTACCACCGCTCAACAAATTGACCCTTAATTACAATGTCACTCCGCTCCGACGCGGCAATTACCAATTCAACAAAACTCACTTGCGTTATTTGAGTGCCTTGAAATTGTTCTGGCGGCAAATAGGTTTCAACAACCAGGAAGATGTTCGTGTATTCAATGATTTGAAGTTGCTCAATGAACTAGCAATAAAACTAAGCAGATCAAGCGAATTGGGTGAAATCAAAAAGCGCAAGCGCGGTGCTGGCACGGAATTTGCCAGCTTGAAAGAATATCAAGTCGGAGACGACAGTCGCTTTATAGATTGGAAAGCAACAGCCAGACGCAATCATCCGGTAGTGCGCAATTATGATGTAGAGCATGAGCAAAACATGCTCATCCTTGTTGATGCCGGACGCACGATGGTTTCTGATCTCAATGGACTAACGCGTTTTGATCACGCACTTAATTCTGCCCTCGCTTTAGCACTAACAGGTCTTTCACGCGGCGATCAAGTGGGAATAGGCGTTTTCAACCACAAACCAATTTGCTACCTGCCTCCTAAAAGAGGCAAGACACAGCTTAAGGAAATGCTGGAATTAGTTTTTGATGTTCAAGCCAAGCCTGTCGAACCGGATTATGCAAGCGTGCTTACCTACTTCGCCAATCAATTGAAAGGTCGAGCATTGCTTGTCGTCTTAACTGATGTCAGCGATACAACAGCCTCAGAAGCACTGCTTAAAGGTCTAACGAGCCTAAAACCAAGGCATTTGCCTTTTTGCGTCACACTGCGCGACAAACAAATTGACGATCTAGCACAAGAAAAGACAATAGCCGAAGAACATATTTACAAGCGTGTTGCTGCGCTTGATTTAATTAGCGCAAGAGATCTTGCCTTAGCCACGTTGAGCAGGCAAGGTTGCCTTACCTTGGATAGCCCGCCGGAGCTGCTCACCAGCAAGCTAATTGCTCAATACTTGGAAGTCAAAACTCGCAGCAGGCTTTAG
- a CDS encoding CHASE3 domain-containing protein, translating to MRLHLTLTQKGLILVAVPLIFQVAFLVVLSSLKNQIDYDDALAIKGKAVLASIYKLHGLLVDGETGIRGYLLTNDPSFREPFDTAKREIREQGKDLQNLVQDNSKEYLLASAMNSLAKQKLALLDEMNFLIEQGAIEEAIQIDLYQRGSGKAIMDEFRAKMRALLKEEEQLALIRQTKGSDLRQSLKVFLYIGMFVDFLIALLLLIFFVKGITSRLQIMMDNTQRLARDEPLNPPLKQIDEISQLDSVFHEMADELSAATAKQKAIIESMLVGVIITDDKGHIESANQAVEATFGYSREELLGEPLLHLFPVLPGQDPESFIAGLRMKAEGHIYELKARRRDGALFPLEVSMTEIETERGPRLLANVRDISERREVDRMKKEFVSIVSHELRTPLTSIRGSLTLLASGAVGQMPDEALEMLAIAERNAVRLIALINDILDLERLESGKLDMHFAPVPLKNIIASATEAVAALAATQNVKIAQKDSQAIVIADQERLIQVVVNFLSNAIKFSPEGSTVEVIVSEIPGWTEVSVTDAGRGIPKASREAIFERFHQVEAGDARDKGGSGLGLAICKTIVEKHSGTIGVSSKEGEGSTFWFRIPTAYSAVDWLDKLNLDRSANVLLVDDDLELLAVMQTELSNGGINVTVASSVVEAIKQANLHRPQLMVLDIGLGDGEGFEIVESFKNNPHLKDISMLVYTGRNLTSEQCARLHLGPTYFLTKAKATDQEFRSLVLGLLQHALQGSSDQVTSLLSDESESDG from the coding sequence ATGCGCCTTCATTTAACCCTCACCCAAAAGGGACTAATATTGGTTGCCGTGCCACTCATTTTCCAGGTGGCATTTCTTGTTGTCTTGAGCAGCCTGAAAAACCAAATAGATTATGACGACGCGCTGGCTATAAAGGGCAAAGCTGTCCTTGCCAGCATTTATAAATTACACGGATTGCTGGTTGATGGTGAAACGGGCATCCGCGGATATTTGCTGACAAACGACCCATCATTTCGCGAACCATTTGACACGGCTAAGAGAGAGATTCGCGAACAAGGAAAGGACCTGCAAAATCTAGTTCAAGACAATTCCAAAGAGTATTTACTGGCCTCAGCAATGAATTCATTGGCAAAACAAAAACTTGCACTCTTGGACGAAATGAATTTCCTAATTGAACAAGGCGCAATTGAAGAGGCCATTCAGATAGATCTTTATCAGCGTGGTAGCGGCAAAGCAATCATGGATGAATTTCGCGCAAAGATGCGAGCCTTACTGAAAGAAGAAGAACAACTGGCTCTCATCAGACAGACAAAAGGCAGCGATTTACGACAATCGCTCAAAGTATTTCTCTACATTGGCATGTTTGTCGACTTCTTAATTGCTCTGTTATTGCTTATCTTTTTCGTCAAAGGCATTACTTCCCGCCTGCAAATCATGATGGACAACACGCAGCGCCTGGCGCGCGACGAGCCGTTAAATCCACCACTCAAGCAAATTGACGAGATATCACAACTGGATTCCGTCTTTCACGAAATGGCTGATGAACTAAGTGCGGCGACAGCCAAACAAAAGGCCATTATTGAGAGCATGCTCGTCGGCGTGATCATCACTGACGACAAAGGACACATCGAGTCGGCCAACCAGGCTGTCGAGGCCACCTTCGGCTACAGTCGAGAAGAATTACTCGGCGAACCGCTCTTGCATTTATTTCCTGTGCTGCCCGGGCAAGACCCGGAAAGTTTTATTGCAGGGCTGCGCATGAAAGCGGAAGGTCATATCTACGAGTTGAAAGCCCGAAGGCGCGACGGCGCTCTCTTTCCACTTGAGGTTTCCATGACAGAAATTGAAACGGAGCGCGGACCAAGACTTTTGGCCAATGTTCGTGACATATCGGAACGACGTGAAGTGGACAGGATGAAAAAAGAATTCGTCTCCATTGTCAGTCATGAACTACGCACACCCTTAACTTCAATTCGCGGTTCGCTCACTTTGCTTGCTTCCGGTGCCGTCGGACAAATGCCTGACGAGGCCCTGGAAATGTTGGCTATTGCTGAGCGCAATGCCGTGCGCTTGATTGCCTTGATAAACGACATTCTCGATCTGGAAAGACTGGAATCAGGCAAACTGGATATGCACTTTGCTCCGGTGCCTCTAAAAAACATTATTGCTTCGGCAACCGAAGCAGTAGCGGCCCTGGCTGCAACACAAAATGTAAAAATCGCCCAAAAAGATTCACAAGCCATTGTTATTGCCGATCAAGAGCGCCTTATTCAAGTCGTCGTCAATTTTCTCTCCAACGCCATCAAATTCTCCCCGGAGGGTTCAACTGTCGAAGTTATAGTGAGTGAGATTCCGGGCTGGACGGAAGTCTCAGTGACGGACGCCGGGCGCGGCATTCCCAAGGCATCGCGTGAAGCTATTTTTGAACGCTTCCATCAAGTGGAAGCAGGCGACGCCCGTGACAAAGGCGGCAGCGGACTTGGCTTAGCTATTTGCAAGACGATAGTTGAAAAACACAGCGGCACAATAGGCGTTTCGTCCAAAGAGGGCGAGGGATCGACCTTCTGGTTTCGCATTCCCACAGCCTATTCCGCTGTTGACTGGCTTGATAAGCTTAATTTAGATCGATCGGCAAATGTCCTATTAGTAGATGATGATCTCGAGCTTTTAGCGGTAATGCAAACCGAGTTATCCAACGGCGGCATCAACGTCACCGTGGCATCGTCCGTTGTCGAAGCAATTAAGCAAGCAAATTTGCATAGGCCGCAATTGATGGTCCTCGATATTGGACTGGGTGATGGCGAGGGTTTTGAAATTGTCGAGTCTTTCAAGAACAATCCGCACCTAAAAGACATCTCAATGCTGGTATACACGGGACGCAACCTAACAAGCGAACAGTGCGCCCGTCTGCATCTAGGACCGACCTATTTTTTGACCAAAGCCAAAGCAACAGACCAAGAATTTCGGTCTCTAGTATTGGGACTTTTGCAGCATGCACTTCAAGGTTCATCAGATCAAGTAACATCGTTATTAAGCGACGAGAGTGAATCAGATGGCTAA
- a CDS encoding tyrosine-protein phosphatase, whose amino-acid sequence MNLFTILLLCAIFCLPAVATPLDLKSYSITIDGHTYKDQAGNLPNFHQVHPYLYRGGEPTAKGLKQLSKMGVKTIIDLRNPGEKKIPEENLASKLGMTYISIPMGPQAPTESQVKTFVSAVENAKDNPKAGSVFLHCAHGSDRTGCLVGIWRVTHDKFSYDEAYKEMRKYYFGPKYTLLSGAVQSAAGKAD is encoded by the coding sequence ATGAACCTATTCACCATTTTGCTGCTTTGCGCAATTTTCTGCCTGCCGGCTGTCGCCACTCCTCTTGACCTCAAGTCTTATTCCATAACCATCGACGGGCATACCTATAAGGACCAGGCCGGCAATTTGCCCAATTTCCATCAAGTACACCCTTATCTCTATCGAGGCGGCGAACCGACCGCCAAGGGACTCAAGCAATTGTCCAAAATGGGCGTTAAGACTATTATCGACTTACGCAATCCCGGTGAGAAGAAAATACCGGAAGAAAACCTCGCCTCAAAGTTGGGGATGACCTACATAAGCATTCCTATGGGTCCGCAAGCACCGACGGAATCACAAGTTAAGACCTTCGTTTCCGCTGTGGAAAACGCCAAAGACAATCCCAAGGCCGGATCCGTTTTTCTACATTGCGCGCACGGCTCCGACAGGACTGGTTGTCTTGTCGGCATCTGGCGAGTTACTCACGACAAGTTCAGCTACGACGAAGCCTATAAAGAAATGCGTAAGTACTACTTTGGACCGAAATACACACTCTTATCCGGTGCAGTCCAATCGGCAGCCGGAAAAGCCGACTAG
- a CDS encoding zf-HC2 domain-containing protein — protein sequence MDNTKCQTIEPLLDGYFDNELSPNELASVQSHLSKCDDCSGELAEIVMVSKGLSSMPKVSLGKDLSQAILLKAQAKPQSKGKVLTFKRQVIWAAAACLILGLSFQLLNKPVVKVGSSSGVEPTKVAPTQPVKVARTPSVRKLMQRKLAAAPQSNEVTQKPEAKINQLQKQKTLIASSAHDEVLAFDDGYQPNLMEGMGMATDEDGLYALKM from the coding sequence ATGGACAATACAAAATGCCAGACAATCGAACCATTATTAGACGGCTATTTTGATAATGAACTGTCACCCAACGAATTAGCTTCCGTGCAATCTCATCTTAGTAAGTGCGACGATTGCTCCGGCGAACTCGCTGAGATAGTCATGGTCAGCAAAGGACTTTCATCAATGCCGAAAGTCAGTCTCGGCAAGGACCTTTCACAGGCGATATTGCTTAAAGCACAAGCAAAGCCGCAAAGTAAAGGAAAAGTACTGACTTTCAAACGCCAGGTAATTTGGGCGGCGGCAGCTTGTCTTATTCTCGGTTTGAGTTTTCAGCTTTTGAACAAGCCGGTGGTTAAGGTGGGCAGTTCTTCCGGAGTTGAACCGACCAAAGTTGCGCCGACTCAGCCTGTAAAAGTGGCTCGCACACCGAGTGTGCGAAAGCTAATGCAACGAAAATTGGCGGCTGCCCCTCAGTCCAATGAGGTGACACAAAAACCAGAGGCTAAGATAAATCAGCTGCAAAAACAAAAAACACTAATTGCCAGTTCTGCACACGATGAAGTGCTGGCTTTTGACGACGGCTATCAGCCGAATCTTATGGAAGGTATGGGTATGGCAACGGATGAGGATGGTCTTTATGCGCTTAAGATGTAA
- a CDS encoding MoxR family ATPase, with protein MTQQLVKLTTISRSLKDALNNVIVGQELVVDQLLISLLAEGHVLMEGVPGTAKTLLAKTLARLISVDFARVQLTPDMLPSDIIGTSVYDLNSRTFHVKKGPIFTGLLLADEINRTPPKTQSALLEAMEEHQVTLDGQTHPLPEPFMVIATQNPIEFEGTYPLPEAQLDRFMLKIIVSYPGKEAETNILRKWQSGDYNRHAPELAPLVSREEILECREQLKLVQVEESIFSYLSELIDKTRHISDLYLGASPRAAINWLAAAKAQAAIAGKDFVTPDEIKMTAQPILRHRLILTPEAEMEGITINQVVENLLNQVKVPR; from the coding sequence ATGACACAACAATTAGTTAAGCTGACGACTATTAGCCGGAGTTTGAAAGACGCCCTCAATAATGTCATTGTTGGGCAGGAGTTAGTTGTCGACCAACTGCTGATATCTCTTTTAGCCGAAGGACATGTTCTCATGGAAGGCGTGCCGGGCACCGCCAAGACTCTTTTAGCCAAGACACTGGCAAGGCTAATTTCCGTGGACTTTGCCCGCGTGCAATTGACCCCGGACATGCTTCCCTCAGATATCATCGGCACAAGTGTTTATGATCTGAACAGCCGTACTTTTCACGTAAAGAAAGGGCCGATATTTACAGGGCTTCTTCTCGCTGATGAAATTAACCGCACCCCGCCAAAAACACAATCAGCACTTTTAGAGGCAATGGAAGAACATCAAGTAACTCTTGATGGACAAACACATCCACTGCCTGAACCTTTTATGGTTATCGCCACACAAAACCCCATTGAATTTGAGGGGACTTATCCGTTGCCGGAAGCGCAACTAGATCGCTTCATGCTCAAAATTATCGTCTCGTATCCAGGCAAGGAAGCCGAAACTAACATCTTGCGCAAATGGCAAAGCGGCGACTACAACCGCCACGCACCGGAGTTAGCACCGCTTGTCTCCAGAGAAGAAATCCTTGAATGCCGTGAACAGCTCAAGTTAGTGCAAGTCGAAGAAAGTATCTTTTCATACTTGTCGGAATTGATAGACAAGACAAGGCATATCTCTGATTTGTACTTAGGCGCCAGTCCAAGAGCAGCGATTAACTGGCTGGCGGCAGCCAAGGCACAAGCGGCGATTGCCGGCAAAGACTTTGTTACTCCAGATGAAATTAAAATGACTGCGCAACCAATTCTGCGCCATAGACTAATACTTACACCAGAAGCGGAGATGGAAGGAATTACCATCAACCAAGTAGTCGAGAATCTGCTCAATCAAGTAAAAGTACCGCGATAA
- a CDS encoding sigma-70 family RNA polymerase sigma factor, producing the protein MELTDEALLESFRKTGNSDSFTTLVRRYQDRLYNLAYRVLANQEEAEEVVQDTFLRIHEGANNFRQSKVFAGWLFRIAHNACLDILRVRQKEIANMSFDQTATISPAEEARSAVLGQIADSKAGPEEQFRLREQAQVIEHSLSQLPDEQRIVIVLRDIEGLTYDDIAEIVGASQGTVRSRIHYGRLKLRDLLRPHIFSPDSTPASR; encoded by the coding sequence GTGGAGTTAACAGACGAAGCACTATTAGAGAGTTTCCGGAAAACAGGTAACTCGGACAGTTTCACAACCCTGGTTAGGCGGTATCAGGACCGCCTATACAACTTGGCTTATCGAGTTTTGGCCAACCAAGAGGAAGCGGAAGAAGTGGTACAGGACACATTCTTGAGAATACACGAAGGAGCGAATAATTTCCGCCAGAGCAAAGTCTTTGCCGGATGGCTATTTCGTATTGCGCACAATGCTTGTCTTGATATTTTGCGTGTGCGTCAAAAGGAAATTGCAAATATGTCATTTGACCAAACTGCCACCATCTCGCCTGCTGAAGAAGCACGCTCTGCTGTTTTGGGTCAAATAGCTGACAGCAAAGCCGGTCCGGAAGAGCAGTTTAGATTGCGCGAGCAAGCTCAAGTTATTGAACACTCTCTTAGCCAGTTGCCTGATGAGCAAAGAATAGTCATTGTCTTGCGTGACATAGAAGGACTTACTTACGACGACATTGCAGAAATTGTTGGTGCCAGTCAAGGAACTGTGCGCTCACGTATTCATTACGGCCGCTTGAAGCTACGCGATCTTCTGCGCCCACACATTTTTTCTCCCGACTCTACCCCTGCCTCGAGGTAA
- a CDS encoding LuxR C-terminal-related transcriptional regulator, translating into MARVRRAILDATDFGDGLNEALAQVCQSMSLNGATLLQIAPDNKATILADYWLNEGQSFIGRSFILDKEAELYRLLSQGQCLLLSEIRSDEGFAGFLKSRANQLGTIYPLLNKNELSGLLCLHQKEDAESCEEIKAVAQIIAEEMLLLLNQQNLPPADASKPTYSIDELTRQLSDERMMRHIISKLHLSLDKDVVSQTAVDCLGRALSATFCLVVRTDMPGHALVTHEYADAASSPLGLGRTEHLPPNVVAFFKQRTAAIGSMSGQMPFGELGHQEMEYVRSNDIKTMLGTPITFHGIHHGVLLVLDCRRSRAFSEREIVVLETVAQQAAIAVNHADMLAQVKDQLYKMNVITTLTQQLTTALELVGQGGRPHTEDGDKLAPAVRLSQREMEVLRLIAQGLANREIAQRLFLTESTVELHASRIRKKLKLKSRTALVKYACDNHLV; encoded by the coding sequence ATGGCTAGGGTGAGGCGCGCCATCTTGGATGCGACTGACTTTGGCGATGGTTTAAACGAAGCTTTGGCTCAGGTTTGCCAATCGATGTCCCTAAATGGGGCCACTCTCTTACAAATTGCCCCGGACAACAAGGCGACAATCCTGGCCGATTATTGGCTTAATGAAGGGCAAAGTTTTATCGGCCGATCGTTCATTTTAGATAAGGAAGCCGAACTTTATCGGTTACTGTCACAAGGACAATGCTTACTTCTAAGTGAGATTCGTAGCGACGAGGGTTTTGCCGGCTTTTTAAAATCGCGGGCTAACCAACTGGGCACCATATATCCTTTATTGAACAAGAATGAATTGAGCGGCCTTCTTTGCTTACACCAAAAGGAAGACGCAGAATCGTGCGAAGAGATTAAGGCTGTCGCCCAAATAATTGCCGAAGAAATGCTTTTGCTCTTGAATCAGCAAAACTTGCCGCCGGCGGATGCTTCCAAACCCACCTACAGTATCGATGAATTAACCAGGCAATTGAGTGATGAGCGGATGATGCGTCACATCATAAGCAAGCTGCATCTGTCTTTGGACAAGGATGTTGTTTCGCAAACCGCTGTTGATTGTTTGGGACGAGCGCTTTCCGCTACATTCTGTTTGGTTGTTCGCACTGATATGCCAGGTCATGCTCTTGTTACTCACGAGTATGCCGATGCTGCTTCCAGCCCGCTTGGTCTTGGTAGAACTGAGCATCTTCCTCCCAATGTCGTTGCCTTCTTCAAGCAGCGTACAGCGGCAATAGGCAGCATGAGCGGTCAAATGCCCTTTGGTGAACTGGGGCATCAAGAAATGGAATATGTGCGCAGCAATGATATAAAAACCATGCTGGGAACGCCCATCACCTTTCATGGTATCCATCATGGAGTTTTGCTTGTTTTAGATTGTCGACGCTCGAGAGCTTTTAGCGAGAGGGAAATTGTAGTTTTAGAAACAGTGGCTCAGCAGGCAGCTATCGCCGTTAACCATGCCGACATGCTCGCTCAAGTGAAAGATCAACTATACAAAATGAATGTGATTACAACACTCACGCAACAATTAACAACGGCCCTTGAATTGGTTGGTCAGGGCGGCCGACCGCACACCGAGGATGGGGATAAGTTGGCTCCTGCCGTTAGACTTTCGCAAAGAGAAATGGAAGTCTTGCGCTTAATTGCTCAGGGTCTGGCAAACCGGGAAATCGCACAGCGGCTTTTCCTGACCGAATCTACTGTGGAGTTGCACGCTTCTCGTATCCGTAAGAAGTTGAAGCTCAAGAGCCGTACTGCACTTGTGAAATATGCATGCGACAATCACCTTGTCTAA
- a CDS encoding Spy/CpxP family protein refolding chaperone, which produces MRLRCKSILFVALAALLTVPPVSAEPGSGPPGNQPDFDGADMPPPPPRGQGREKQPGSWNQRGFGRGQESLNEPPRGDGFEGPGGRRETMRGRGAGQMGDGPRGNMGGGMSGGMGPLDLRPLNLTEEQKQKIQTTRQATAESVRQVRTNLKTVRGELKDMMFDPKASDSQIRNKRQEVRALQDKMDELLVNDFLKMRGVLTKEQLSHLQEAKPQPRSRAGFGNGGEGFNPRMQRQRQQGGPGYRPGFQPQGRDNSTEI; this is translated from the coding sequence ATGCGCTTAAGATGTAAATCAATATTGTTTGTGGCATTGGCTGCTTTGTTGACTGTGCCGCCGGTATCGGCAGAGCCTGGTTCCGGGCCGCCTGGTAATCAACCGGATTTTGACGGTGCCGATATGCCACCACCGCCGCCACGCGGACAGGGTCGAGAAAAGCAGCCGGGTTCGTGGAACCAAAGGGGATTTGGCCGTGGGCAAGAAAGTCTTAACGAGCCTCCTCGCGGAGACGGATTTGAAGGTCCCGGCGGTAGGCGCGAGACGATGCGTGGACGTGGTGCTGGACAAATGGGAGACGGGCCGAGAGGTAACATGGGAGGCGGCATGAGTGGTGGTATGGGACCACTCGATTTGCGCCCGCTGAATCTTACCGAAGAACAAAAGCAAAAAATTCAAACCACGCGTCAAGCAACTGCTGAAAGCGTCAGACAAGTCCGCACGAATTTAAAAACGGTGCGTGGTGAACTAAAAGACATGATGTTTGATCCCAAGGCAAGTGATTCGCAAATTAGAAATAAGCGCCAAGAAGTCCGTGCTCTGCAAGACAAAATGGACGAACTTCTGGTAAATGACTTTCTCAAAATGCGCGGAGTCTTGACCAAAGAGCAGTTAAGCCACTTGCAGGAGGCTAAGCCACAACCTAGAAGCAGAGCCGGTTTTGGCAATGGCGGCGAAGGATTCAATCCGCGGATGCAAAGGCAGCGTCAGCAGGGCGGTCCTGGTTATAGACCAGGATTTCAACCGCAGGGCAGAGACAATTCCACTGAAATTTGA